In Pseudoalteromonas sp. NC201, a single window of DNA contains:
- a CDS encoding mechanosensitive ion channel family protein has protein sequence MNLEKFWTLINDKLISWLESGVQLLPNMILALMILIFFTVLAKISSIWFSKAIKKAIKTEQVASLISSIFKVSIIAIGIFFALDIVKLSGAVMSLLAGAGIIGLAIGFAFQDMTENLIAGFVMGVRKPFMVGDIIRTKDCFGTVSKINLRNTLVENFYGQLSYIPNKILFKNELQNYTKLGKRRIEVPVGISYADDPEQAREVIVEAINKLDFVVSQKETDVYAESFGDSSINLLVWFWIDYPADPGFMVVRHKAICTINRVLADNDILIPFPIRTMDFNAKGSTTLSTQLSQE, from the coding sequence ATGAATTTAGAAAAATTCTGGACGTTAATTAATGATAAGTTAATCTCTTGGCTTGAATCCGGTGTGCAGTTACTACCGAATATGATCCTAGCCTTAATGATACTCATATTCTTCACTGTTTTGGCTAAAATATCTTCAATTTGGTTTTCAAAGGCAATTAAAAAAGCAATAAAGACAGAACAAGTGGCTTCACTTATTAGTTCCATATTTAAAGTCTCTATTATTGCCATTGGGATTTTCTTCGCTTTAGATATAGTAAAACTATCAGGTGCTGTAATGTCATTGTTGGCTGGGGCGGGGATCATTGGCCTTGCTATTGGCTTTGCATTCCAAGACATGACCGAGAACCTCATCGCTGGATTTGTGATGGGGGTCAGAAAACCTTTTATGGTCGGTGACATTATAAGAACCAAGGATTGCTTTGGCACGGTAAGCAAAATCAATTTGAGAAACACCTTAGTAGAAAACTTTTATGGCCAGCTGTCTTATATCCCCAACAAAATTCTCTTTAAGAATGAGTTACAAAACTACACTAAGCTTGGCAAGCGAAGAATAGAAGTACCAGTTGGTATCTCGTATGCGGACGACCCAGAGCAAGCCCGAGAGGTGATTGTTGAGGCAATTAACAAGCTTGATTTCGTAGTAAGCCAAAAAGAAACAGATGTCTATGCAGAGTCTTTTGGTGACAGCTCTATTAATCTATTAGTGTGGTTTTGGATAGATTACCCAGCAGATCCGGGCTTTATGGTGGTCAGGCACAAAGCAATTTGCACCATTAACCGTGTATTAGCTGATAACGATATCTTAATTCCTTTCCCAATTAGGACTATGGATTTCAATGCTAAAGGGAGCACAACCTTAAGTACGCAATTATCACAGGAATAA
- a CDS encoding HAMP domain-containing methyl-accepting chemotaxis protein — MFFILATIFTIGTLSNLINYIDRIYDDRVVPLRQIKVVSDNYAVVIVDTFHKLRGHQLSNSAALKQIEEAKNIAEKEWSQYLSTELTSEERSLVKQVESAELAVKQLLTNYTSRVNTNTFEEIPYDKFVHDLYAAFDPLSESYNALIELQLAEASALRDVGRSEASATKTAMIISSVTIVIVMVLIGMLIFRSINEPLSRLRMRIGNIARDADLTQRVVVEGQDELSEIGNDFNTMVSSLHELVTNLVTMVNSLSSTSNELNGISQSIAGTSQEQEQQTVMIATAATEMSSAIQEVAHNAMNTANKAEMSGQLAKQGMDVISQNIQAIERLASEVGDNAQLIKALNDQSNEINQVVLMIQGVAEQTNLLALNAAIEAARAGESGRGFAVVADEVRQLAHNTQKATESIRDMISKLQGMAQNAVSSMENAQSSAAAGVDRANESAQIMTDIDKAVDEIVGMNIQVSTATEEQTTVVAEISENINDFSSSISEITRSAQSNADVSNDLEALAEQLNGQVSVFKV, encoded by the coding sequence GTGTTTTTTATTCTCGCTACTATCTTTACAATTGGAACATTATCAAATCTTATCAATTACATTGACCGTATTTATGACGACAGAGTTGTACCGCTGAGGCAAATAAAAGTAGTGTCAGACAACTATGCGGTGGTTATTGTAGATACTTTTCACAAGTTACGAGGCCATCAATTATCCAACAGTGCCGCGTTAAAGCAAATCGAAGAAGCTAAAAATATCGCTGAAAAAGAATGGAGCCAATATTTATCTACAGAATTGACGAGTGAAGAGCGAAGTTTGGTGAAGCAGGTTGAATCCGCTGAGCTTGCTGTTAAACAATTACTTACCAACTACACGAGTCGTGTTAATACGAATACTTTTGAAGAAATTCCTTATGATAAATTTGTACACGATCTCTATGCCGCCTTTGACCCCCTAAGTGAAAGCTACAATGCACTAATTGAGTTACAACTTGCAGAGGCAAGTGCACTAAGAGATGTTGGCCGCTCAGAAGCCAGTGCGACAAAAACGGCGATGATTATCTCTTCCGTTACTATTGTGATCGTAATGGTGCTGATTGGTATGTTGATATTTAGGTCAATTAACGAACCACTCAGTCGTTTGCGTATGCGTATTGGCAACATTGCAAGAGATGCTGATTTAACCCAACGTGTAGTGGTTGAGGGGCAGGACGAGCTGAGTGAGATAGGAAACGACTTCAATACTATGGTGTCGAGCTTACATGAGTTAGTTACCAACCTAGTTACGATGGTGAATAGTCTGTCCTCAACATCCAATGAGCTAAATGGAATTAGTCAGTCAATTGCGGGCACTTCACAAGAACAAGAGCAGCAAACGGTAATGATCGCAACCGCAGCGACAGAAATGAGTAGTGCAATTCAGGAGGTTGCACATAATGCGATGAATACCGCGAACAAGGCCGAAATGTCAGGTCAGCTTGCAAAACAAGGGATGGATGTTATTTCGCAAAATATTCAGGCTATTGAACGCCTCGCTAGTGAAGTCGGTGATAACGCGCAGTTAATTAAAGCGTTGAATGACCAGTCGAATGAAATCAACCAAGTGGTGTTAATGATCCAAGGTGTGGCTGAACAAACAAACCTTTTGGCGTTAAACGCTGCAATAGAAGCTGCGAGAGCTGGGGAATCAGGCCGAGGTTTTGCGGTTGTTGCCGATGAAGTCAGGCAATTGGCACATAATACGCAAAAAGCCACGGAATCTATCCGAGATATGATCAGCAAGCTACAGGGCATGGCACAAAATGCCGTGTCGTCAATGGAGAATGCACAGTCGAGTGCAGCTGCAGGAGTTGATAGGGCCAATGAGTCAGCTCAAATCATGACTGATATAGACAAGGCGGTGGATGAAATCGTCGGTATGAATATTCAGGTTTCAACGGCAACGGAAGAACAAACAACGGTGGTTGCGGAAATCAGCGAAAATATTAATGATTTCAGTAGCAGTATTTCTGAAATTACTCGAAGTGCGCAGAGTAATGCAGATGTGAGTAATGACTTAGAGGCGTTAGCTGAGCAGTTAAACGGTCAAGTGTCGGTATTTAAGGTTTAA
- a CDS encoding TonB-dependent siderophore receptor: MQTKAHQSTALALMLSLLYFSPNAAAKAERDNIERISVVGQPIKRNSGPTGLDLTIKETPQSVTVLSHDYIKDFELNDLEDIMVQATGISRYKFGAGDNTEFTSRGYLVNALVKDGLPTSIAGPQESRLDTIVYDRVEVLRGAAGLMAGAGQPSATLNVITKQPDRGGFVKVGAEIGSWNKVRTHIDATGSLTKDEALAGRVILAYEERDSFVDKENSNKIVAYTQLHHYFSEDTEASFSVHYQDNELKLSPWGLPIFYSDGSSVEIDKKTNLSSPDSHNGNTHQSYHLKLSHQINLDWELNFGAQYSKTEADITLTYFSGNPDKETGLGLQGGDRRWVETVDGTNFILGLVGRFELFDRAHQVNITYLNADFESTDDRFEELDENARTVFYPLQSINNLHPAAHLTATDKQFIGYWDKTTKEQSIALSSKLTLTDDLHAIVGVKFFDYERTNERDFAWSGFSSDKGEETGESLYLGLVYNLNDQISTYASYTDAYEPQLDKVDANLNQLAPITARNLEVGIKTTLWDDKLRLNVAYFDSLKEDFGVVIPEYADERPARYRPVDGAEADGFEVELEAKLTDDWQVNFGYSDFDVVDEHGEDINLYAPRQTLNASTKYTYGAWRLGLNATWDTDRKVDILNVPGVDLGLPTGGRRGAVRAEQDSQLLLNAHVKYQLSSQLSVKLNISNLTDESYYDTYGFVPKKYSEPRAYNLSMEYLF; this comes from the coding sequence ATGCAAACCAAAGCGCATCAATCTACAGCACTAGCTCTGATGTTATCACTCCTTTATTTTTCTCCAAATGCGGCAGCAAAAGCCGAGCGCGACAATATTGAACGGATCAGTGTTGTAGGCCAGCCAATCAAGCGTAACTCGGGTCCAACAGGACTTGACCTTACCATTAAAGAAACCCCCCAGTCTGTTACCGTGTTAAGCCACGACTACATAAAAGACTTCGAACTGAATGACCTTGAGGACATCATGGTACAGGCAACAGGTATCTCAAGATACAAATTTGGCGCGGGTGATAATACTGAGTTTACTTCTCGTGGGTATCTCGTCAATGCATTGGTTAAAGATGGCTTACCGACCTCAATTGCTGGACCACAAGAGAGTCGCTTAGACACTATTGTCTATGACCGAGTAGAGGTTCTTCGGGGCGCTGCGGGGTTAATGGCGGGTGCAGGACAACCATCGGCAACCTTAAATGTCATCACAAAACAACCAGACCGAGGTGGATTTGTTAAAGTTGGTGCCGAGATTGGCTCTTGGAATAAAGTGCGTACACACATAGATGCAACAGGCTCCCTAACGAAAGATGAAGCATTGGCCGGACGAGTTATTCTTGCCTATGAGGAAAGAGATAGCTTTGTCGACAAAGAAAATAGTAATAAGATCGTCGCATACACCCAGTTGCATCATTATTTTTCTGAAGATACCGAAGCCTCTTTTAGTGTTCATTATCAAGACAATGAACTGAAACTATCACCGTGGGGATTACCCATTTTTTACTCTGATGGTAGTTCCGTTGAAATAGACAAGAAAACAAATTTATCATCGCCAGATAGTCACAACGGCAATACCCACCAAAGTTATCATTTAAAATTATCTCACCAAATCAATTTAGATTGGGAACTTAACTTTGGCGCACAATACAGTAAAACAGAAGCTGACATTACCTTGACCTACTTTAGTGGTAACCCAGACAAAGAAACAGGCCTTGGCCTTCAAGGCGGTGACAGACGCTGGGTTGAAACGGTTGATGGGACTAATTTTATTTTGGGACTGGTTGGTCGGTTTGAGTTATTTGACCGCGCACATCAGGTGAATATCACCTATTTAAATGCCGATTTTGAGTCCACAGACGATCGCTTCGAAGAGCTGGATGAAAACGCGAGAACAGTATTTTATCCACTCCAATCGATTAATAACCTTCACCCAGCCGCTCATTTAACTGCGACAGATAAGCAATTTATTGGCTATTGGGACAAAACGACGAAAGAACAGAGTATTGCACTCAGCAGTAAGTTAACGTTAACGGATGACCTTCATGCCATTGTTGGTGTCAAATTTTTTGATTATGAACGTACCAATGAACGTGACTTTGCTTGGAGCGGGTTCTCAAGCGACAAAGGTGAAGAAACGGGTGAGAGCTTATACTTAGGGCTGGTTTACAATCTCAATGACCAGATCAGTACGTATGCAAGTTATACCGATGCTTATGAGCCGCAACTGGATAAAGTGGATGCCAATTTAAATCAATTAGCACCAATCACCGCTCGGAACTTAGAAGTCGGCATTAAAACCACACTTTGGGATGATAAGCTACGTCTAAACGTCGCTTACTTTGATAGTTTAAAGGAAGACTTCGGTGTTGTTATCCCCGAATATGCAGACGAAAGACCTGCTAGGTATCGACCCGTAGATGGTGCAGAAGCTGATGGATTTGAAGTTGAATTAGAAGCAAAACTGACTGATGATTGGCAAGTAAACTTTGGTTACAGTGATTTTGATGTTGTCGATGAGCATGGCGAAGATATTAACTTGTATGCACCAAGACAAACGCTCAATGCGAGCACCAAGTATACTTATGGGGCTTGGCGATTAGGGCTAAATGCAACTTGGGATACGGACAGAAAAGTCGATATTTTAAACGTCCCGGGTGTTGACCTTGGACTTCCAACAGGTGGTCGTCGGGGCGCTGTGCGCGCAGAGCAAGATAGCCAGCTTTTACTAAATGCGCACGTCAAATATCAATTATCTAGCCAGCTGAGCGTTAAACTGAATATCAGTAATCTCACAGATGAAAGCTATTACGATACATACGGTTTCGTGCCGAAAAAGTACAGCGAGCCTAGAGCATACAATTTAAGTATGGAATATCTGTTTTAA
- a CDS encoding PepSY-associated TM helix domain-containing protein: MKSFYVFAIGWSMTAKQWFNWHSLSGVWFGVLLFIICWTGAFASIAHELDWLFNDQVRAVDGQSNISLAAAYEMVQKAYPDARIGIAFTGPDTYFSYDIVMRMPDSPWQHVYVDPLSGAIQGESSFFNIQRFFRDFHMHFFGVFDSIISYYLVLIFAVPLCISTVSAHYVYRLWWKKLFVFTFSGDARAKMASMHKISGAWGLWLAVVISLTSIWYLFEFVRMDMVDGKTAYTDVGDFAVNPLAELPRQDKPQLSVVELFAIVKATRPDLEVKAIRYSGGYFYAEGQSQDWIVRDRANKIYVNPYTGEVVYSQTASSQGLYWRLSDTADPLHFGNFAGIWGKILWFIFGVVLSFLVLSGTYMYIKRQFKLRRKDEYRGVMVSLALSFGLVLCICFYAHRTIAGYGMAGKWPELPLASLTFLLGWVSLTCLIILVWSAALLNLRHKNSSSSLRLNRY; this comes from the coding sequence GTGAAGTCGTTTTATGTCTTCGCTATTGGGTGGTCCATGACGGCAAAACAATGGTTCAACTGGCATAGTTTGAGTGGCGTGTGGTTTGGGGTGTTGCTGTTCATAATATGCTGGACTGGCGCGTTTGCGAGTATTGCCCACGAACTAGATTGGCTATTCAACGATCAGGTGAGGGCAGTAGACGGGCAATCAAACATAAGCTTAGCAGCAGCTTACGAGATGGTACAAAAGGCGTATCCTGACGCCCGAATAGGGATTGCCTTTACAGGTCCTGATACCTATTTTTCGTATGATATCGTGATGCGGATGCCTGATAGTCCTTGGCAACACGTTTATGTCGATCCACTTTCAGGAGCTATCCAAGGTGAAAGTAGTTTTTTTAATATTCAGCGCTTTTTTCGCGATTTCCACATGCATTTTTTCGGCGTGTTTGACAGCATCATTTCATACTATCTTGTGCTTATCTTTGCAGTTCCTTTGTGTATTTCGACCGTGAGTGCGCATTATGTATATCGCCTCTGGTGGAAAAAGTTATTTGTATTTACGTTTAGCGGGGATGCACGTGCCAAAATGGCAAGTATGCATAAAATAAGTGGGGCGTGGGGCTTATGGCTTGCGGTTGTTATTTCGCTTACGAGTATCTGGTATCTATTTGAGTTTGTACGAATGGATATGGTCGATGGTAAAACAGCTTATACTGATGTTGGGGATTTTGCCGTTAATCCCTTGGCAGAACTGCCGAGACAGGATAAACCACAATTGTCTGTTGTGGAATTATTCGCAATAGTAAAAGCGACGAGACCCGATCTTGAGGTGAAAGCTATTCGCTATTCTGGGGGTTATTTTTATGCTGAAGGACAATCGCAGGATTGGATAGTTCGGGATAGGGCAAACAAGATCTATGTCAACCCTTACACGGGGGAAGTTGTTTATAGCCAAACAGCATCGAGCCAAGGGCTATATTGGCGATTATCCGACACCGCAGACCCTCTACATTTTGGCAATTTTGCGGGGATATGGGGGAAGATACTGTGGTTTATATTTGGGGTTGTGCTCTCATTTTTGGTTCTCAGTGGTACTTACATGTATATCAAGCGGCAGTTTAAATTGCGCCGCAAAGATGAGTACCGAGGTGTAATGGTATCACTAGCGTTGAGTTTCGGATTGGTCTTATGTATTTGTTTTTACGCCCATCGCACAATTGCGGGTTATGGTATGGCAGGAAAGTGGCCGGAATTGCCGCTTGCTTCGTTGACTTTTTTATTAGGCTGGGTGTCACTAACTTGCTTGATTATCCTGGTTTGGAGCGCCGCCCTGCTCAATTTACGTCATAAAAATAGCTCTTCTTCGCTCAGGTTGAATCGGTATTGA
- a CDS encoding DUF1328 domain-containing protein, which produces MLSWAVMFLFLALVAAVLGFTGIAGAAAGMAKILFFVFIAFMIISFIFGKARAPR; this is translated from the coding sequence ATGTTGAGTTGGGCTGTAATGTTTTTATTCCTAGCACTTGTCGCAGCCGTGCTAGGTTTCACTGGAATCGCTGGCGCTGCGGCAGGTATGGCGAAAATTCTATTCTTTGTGTTTATCGCCTTTATGATTATTTCGTTTATTTTTGGCAAAGCACGAGCTCCCAGGTAA
- a CDS encoding PA2169 family four-helix-bundle protein yields MADSNYDMGPVKELIKVLNGGVDFYTEAKKKLDNIELNRVFDQMIVDKAQAISDLQPFVLIDEGEIETDSALSIDIRESYTKLVGMVSTDKEHTYISQLEEVEDKVLSKLDKALSKDLPPKCKSVLLQIQTRMQACHDQMKQLQELTA; encoded by the coding sequence ATGGCAGATTCAAATTACGACATGGGGCCGGTAAAAGAGCTCATCAAAGTATTAAATGGTGGTGTTGATTTTTACACTGAAGCTAAAAAGAAGCTAGATAATATCGAATTAAACCGCGTATTTGACCAAATGATTGTAGATAAAGCGCAAGCAATCTCGGATCTACAACCATTTGTTCTTATTGACGAAGGTGAAATTGAGACAGATTCAGCGCTTAGCATCGACATTCGTGAATCGTACACCAAGTTGGTTGGTATGGTGAGCACCGACAAAGAGCACACCTATATTTCTCAGCTAGAAGAAGTGGAAGACAAAGTGTTAAGCAAGCTTGATAAAGCATTAAGCAAAGATCTTCCACCTAAATGCAAGAGTGTATTACTGCAAATTCAAACCAGAATGCAAGCTTGTCACGATCAAATGAAGCAGTTGCAAGAGCTAACTGCCTAA
- a CDS encoding YdcF family protein, translated as MFEVKKVIGQLLMPLPLSLVALMGLMFFIAKTRKGSYIAVWLVLLTTWSISTPYVAQHIIEWDKGTLTAFNPSRHKNIDRIVVLGCNLYPDDSLPSNAQLGSCGLARLVEGIRLANIYPKAQLYVSGYGYGNATSAGLMAKTAQSLGISATRIKQNHNAKDTADEAKMLAPVLVDYDVALVTSASHMKRAKNLFEAQGVEVFPAPTEFYNFKSLPLSRQFIANDKALDIVTRIWHEQVGSMWITIRRIIDPEAL; from the coding sequence ATGTTTGAAGTCAAAAAGGTTATCGGTCAACTTCTGATGCCGTTACCGTTATCTTTGGTTGCACTTATGGGGCTCATGTTTTTTATCGCCAAAACACGCAAAGGGTCGTATATCGCAGTCTGGTTGGTCCTACTAACTACTTGGAGCATATCCACTCCTTATGTCGCGCAACACATTATCGAGTGGGATAAGGGCACGCTCACCGCATTCAATCCAAGCAGGCACAAAAACATAGACAGAATTGTTGTGCTTGGTTGTAATTTATACCCCGATGATTCCCTCCCCAGTAATGCTCAATTAGGTAGTTGCGGTTTAGCTCGACTAGTTGAAGGCATTAGACTTGCTAATATTTACCCAAAAGCCCAGCTGTATGTTTCTGGTTATGGCTATGGCAACGCAACAAGCGCAGGACTCATGGCTAAAACTGCACAGAGCTTAGGTATTTCCGCTACCCGTATCAAGCAAAACCACAATGCCAAAGACACCGCAGACGAAGCGAAAATGCTCGCGCCCGTTTTGGTAGATTATGATGTTGCACTTGTCACGTCAGCTTCGCACATGAAACGCGCAAAAAACCTATTTGAAGCACAAGGCGTTGAAGTATTCCCTGCCCCGACAGAGTTTTATAATTTTAAGTCACTCCCATTAAGTCGGCAGTTTATCGCAAATGATAAGGCGCTAGATATAGTCACTCGAATTTGGCATGAACAAGTTGGTAGTATGTGGATCACGATACGTCGCATTATCGACCCTGAAGCACTTTAA